tacgacatttggacttggattcatccctacTGAGGCCGATTACCGTCACATGGCGCGGTTGCGCAAGGAGAGGGTGAGAGCTCGCTTATcccacacaccatttgattatcctattcgacCATATAGGATGAGTTTGACTGACTACTTTGTCAGAGGATCAGAGACTCGACCTCGTCTAGAGGAGATTCATAGTGTGGCTCATACAGATGGAGAGACCGATCTTCAGCATCTATTTCACCAGCTACAGTTGAGTGATGGGGGTCCTGACACTTCTTTCCCTTTGACGATTACCCCCACGTCTCCAGATCGAGCTAGCATGTTGTCTTTATGCTTTCCAGAGGAGATCACTGGCGATGGGGTGATTGTTGATCCTACTGAGGtgattgatggagttgttccccatgatgagtaccgtgatgagatggacatgatgaccGTGAGCCAGATTGCCGGCATTGTTCAGCTTCAGCCTGTTTCagcatttgatatgtttgggGTGTCTACCATTGAGGTTTTTGAGGGGACTCAGACTCTTCCTGTTCCAGAGCTTCCAGATGATGATAGTAGTTTGTTTGAGGGCATTGTTAGcccagttgagggagcgtccgacgttgtggacccacctctttcttttgatgttttatcgggatttgtctcccgctcTGACGATGTTTCTgttgcttcatttatggatttgagcatttttgagtATTCGCCTGTCTCTTGTGATAGTATCTCTACATCTGCACCTCACTCACCCATTACAccgatatttgatatagatgatgagattgcacatcCCAGTTCGGATAGGGACTCTTTTGATCATGACTCTGGTCccatagatgagagagtttcacctgctgcaGGGGACGTTGagactgttgattttggcacggaggatcagcctagagagctgaagattggttcacccctatctacagatgagagagatagactcatccatttactcaggtcatacttggatgtctttgcgtggtcttatgaggacatgccaggtcttgatccctctatagtccagCACCATTTACCTACCCTACCACATGTTAGACCAGTTAAGCAGAAACTGAGACGGTTGCATCCACATTGGAGTCTACAGgtaaaagaggagattcagaaacaactcagtgttgggttcatatcagtagttgagtatccagagtggttggctaatgtcgtccctgttcccaaaaaggatggcAAGGTTAGAGTTTGTGTCGATTTCAGAGACCTTAATAAAGCTagccctaaggatgattttcccctcccacacattgatttgttggttgatggcaccgcaggccattcgatgttgtctttcatggatggattctccgggtataatcagattttgatggctccagaggatatggagaagacggccttcattaccgagtggggtacctactgttacagagttatgccatttgggttgaaaaacgcaggagccacttatcagagagccgctaccactttgtttcatgacatgatgcatagggatgtcgaggtttacgtggatgatatgattgtgaaatcccgaggtagagcagatcacctagatgctttagagagattctttgagaggatccggaagtttagattgaggttgaatcccaagaagtgcacctttggagtgacttctgggaaactgttggggcatatggtcagtgatcggggcatagaggtcgacccagataaaatcaaagccatacttgacatgcctgtgccgaggactgagaaagagatcaggGGTTTTCTAGGCAGGTTACAGTATATTAGTcgtttcatagccagattgacagacgtATGTGAGCCCATCTTtcgtcttttgaggaagaatcAGCCAACGGTTTGGAATGACGGCTGCCAGAttgcatttgagaagatcaaggagtatttgctttctcctcctattttagtgcctcctatgccaggacgtccacttcttctatatttgtcagtttcagacatggccttgggatgcatgttagctcagctcgatgacTCCGGGAAAGAGCGAGCAATttactatttgagtaagaggatgctggagtatgagatgagatatgttatgattgagcgcaTGTGTTTAGCGTTAGTTTGGGCTACCAGGAGATTGAGGCACTACATGACTGAGTATTCGGTGTGCTTGATTTCTCGGTTAGATCCTTTGAGGTATCTGTTTGATAGACCTGCATTGACtggtagattgatgagatggctCGTACTCctgacagagtttgatattcagtacgtttctcagaagtctattaagggaagTATTGTTGCCGATCATTTGGCTTCATTGCCGATATCTGAGGGTagaccagttgatgatgattttccagatgaggagttCATTGCCATGACTAGCTTAtcaggttggcgcatgtacttcgatggtgcagccaatcagtcagggtatgggataggtgttCTATTGGTATCCCCTCAGGGTGATCATATTTCGAGGTccgttcgtttggcattctctgatcgacatcctgccacgaataacatagttgagtatgaggcttgtatccttGGTTTAGAGACTGCACTGGAGCTTgacattagacagatggaggtatttggtgactccaatctagTACTCAGGCAGATTCAGGGGGATTGGAAGACCAGggatgtgaagcttaggccatatcatgcttatttagagttgttggttacgagatttgatgacttgagatatgttcatctgcctagagcgcaaaACCGATTTGCTGACGCCTTAGCTACCTTAGCTTCCTCCGTAGACATTCCGATTGATGTAGTCATACGTCCATTGCTGATTGAGTTGAGGTCTGCACCCgcctattgttgtttgattggagaGACAGAGGTACAGGATGAcctaccttggtatcatgacatttatcagttCCTTAGATATGGCACATACCCTGAGGTAGCCACTACCAAGGATCGGAGAGCACTGAGGAATTTggccactagatttgtgatttgtggagaTACCTTATACAGGCGATCAGCTGATGATATGCTTCTATTATGTTTAGATCGAGCctctgcagatcgagtgatgagagaggttcatacaggagtttgtggtccgcatatgggaggacacatgctagcccgtaagatcatgaggacgggctatttctggttgactatggagacagattgttgtcagtttgtccagaaatgcccagagtgtcagattcatggtgatctcatacATGCACCACCATCAGAGTTACACGCCTTGACTtcgccatggccattttcagtatggggtattgatattattgggaaggtttcaccaaaatcttccagtggtcatgagttcatcctagttgccatagattatttcaccaagtgggtggaagccgcATCATATGCGAGGTTGACATCTGCTAGGGTTGCCAGTTTTATCAGATCACACATCATTTGCCGCTATGGggttcctcatgagttgatttccgaCAGAGGGGTGCACTTCCGAGCTGAGGTAGATACTTTGTTGCAGAAGTATGCTATCTGACATCATAGATCTTCAGCATATAGGCCACAGACCAACGGGGCAGTAGAGGCTgcaaacaagaatattaagaggattttgaggaaaatggttgagacttctcgagaCTGGTCAGAGAAGCTTCCCTTTGCGTTGTGGGCATATCGTACATCTTTTCGTACTTCTACAGGAGCTACGCCTTACTCtctagtgtatggtatggaggctgtTTTGCCAGTCGAGACAGAAATGGGCTCATTGAGAGTAGCCCTTGAGCAGCAGATTTCTGAGACagagtgggctcaggctcgatttgatcagcttaaccttttagatgagaggagattgagagcggcagatcatgttcaggcctatcagagaaagatggctcgtgccttcaagaaacgggttaagcctagaccattgcaaaaaggggacttagttttgaggattctcagaggtttgattggagaccctagaggaaagtttagacctaattggagtgggccttatgttatccgagagttgactccagaaggggctgcatggttgacagacttagatggaaaccaattttcggagcctaccaatgtggatcagctgaagaagtattatgtttgagaccgtggtcgcaggatgggtggccatcatttcggttagcctcatactttatcacctctatatattagaccgttgctagcccattgagcttcgcgtggtatgttatagccttatttctttcttatagctttgattaccatttctatacCCGGGTTGGGGCCTTTGATGTATAcgcatgctttgctaggaaagtctcatgagctttagacttataggtcatcttctcattttgttaccatcctcttatcaccctatttgttctatttttattatcaccacatattcattctctttcttgtctctatcattatttgcttTATCTGAtctattctcttccttgggttgatgattcttcacgtcTTAGTGCAAAGAGGGCAAGTTATATCACtctattcattccatcatttgacattgattcggagatcttagtttgagaggttgtctcaagggttggggttcatgtattcatcagtggttagagagagtttgttcattccttatattttttccattggagtttgatttattgatgatcagagcatgcgcaaaaaaaaaaaaaaaaaaaaaaaaaaaaagagaaagaaagaaaaaaaaaaaagaaaaaaacaaaaacaaaaaaaaaaaaaggaaaagaaaagcgCAATGATATGCTCATGTATGGTATCTCGTTCCATTGGGTATTTATGCCACCTTTTGAGGTTcatttattgggtatatttgtcattgtgggtttttgtgagtttttatgagtttttatgagtttttcagtccttgagccactcttgttatgcatttggagtgtcgagggttcatatgagagttctatgagatcctatgctttttggatcatgtttgatatatactaggtatgagagatgagtaatCTTTTTACTAAGGTCTCCGGATCATTGCCttacccaccattccatcattggtgatatgactttcctttattgtactaacatgggttgatcatcactcattccactttctcattgctttcttttgtatcccattaccgcattccagatctttgttccaccttttattcattccctacatattgatactcattactgatttgataccttcttcacatcattcacatatttcattgatggtttgaccatTCATCCTTCCTCTCATTTCGTTATCGGCATTCCCTTTGGTTACTTCTAagtccatgactcatgagatttttctatgcattacatcttgtacacgagggtacgggtttgatcattgggtatttgagcctagtttcccttcatttctttcaccctatcaccttggcctacgttacgtcccgtgtcttaagaccaccctgaggccacgaGATCAGacgttatctttgacagtcttcacttggacaggtttttggtagattggttgaagtatggTCGTTACTATGTTAtcttttatggaagatacttttggaagcatttggtctctctcttgcttgacatattgattttgatggatttttgggtttggagacAGTTCATTGAGGATATCGGATTCATCATTTTCTCGTGCACCAGAcatccacactggggcatatttccccatctCGAGATTGTCACATCcctcatcattttggctattcatttgagGTTGGATTTAGAGTGTCTCCCTTGAGACATTGGTCGATACTTTATTCTGACTTCTTAGCAGATTATTGTTGAGCTGAGGATAGTTGATTGATGAtattggattcatcctttggttgtgcattatatattcacactggggcatattcccccttCCTCTGAGATTCTTATCTGTTATTGTATACGGTtcgaggatggatgatcattgttaggTTGTTTACCTGACGACTTCGACATTAGGttatccacactggggcatattcccctctccttgaCGAGATTTCTTTGGGCAGtgatatgaggatggatgattggTGTCGGTTGTTTAGCTTATGACTTTGACATCAGGtctcatactggggcatatttccccattttctttgagtatccttaAGTTTGGGAcagtagccagtttggtttcagatTGAGTACTAGCCCTGAGCGTTCGATGATTGACTGTATCAGGACCCCCCTatatggatttgttgagatagagatggatcacaTCAGGTTTCACCCGAGGAGCATGGATGGATCCTTTAGCTAGATGCTCATGAGAtagattattttcttcattgatTATCTTGTGGATCGGGTTATCTAGCTTGTGAGACATAGAGGGCTCTTTTAGTTCAGAattttcagaggtttgtcacGATGCATCGGTTACAGAAACCTTGATTTTAGCGAATGATTGATTTATTGGTTGTTTCAGCACTGCGAGCACCTTGGATACCGGGgcatattttctttcctaagCTTACAAGTCTAACCCTTTAGCATTTCGATCACACGACTTTGATCCATTTGGTTCCTACCCCCTTTTGAGTTAGtctccatttcttttccatttagagcccagagctctcgacctagagtcattttcttcgtttatgacccagagtcatttcttttccatttagagcccagagctctcaacctaaagtcgattttccatttagagcccagagctctcgacccagagtcgtttttttcgtttatgacctagagtcatttcttttccatttagagcccagagctctcgacccaaagtcgttttttttttttttttttttttttttttttttttttttcatttatgacccagagtcatttattttccatttagagcccagagctctcgacccagagtcgattttccatttagagcctagagctctcggcCCAGAgttgattttccatttagagcccagagctctcgacccagagtcgatttcccAGTTAGAGCCTAGAGcgctcgacccagagtcgattttccatttagagcccagagctctcgacccagagtcgatttcccatttagagcccagagctctcgacccagagtcgtttttcatttatgacccagagtcatttcttttccatttagagcccagagctctcgacccggagtcgatttcccatttagagcccagagctctcgacctagagtcgaattttccatttagagcctagagctctcgacctagagtcgattttccatttagagcccagagctctcgacccagagtcgatttcccatttagagcccagagctctcgacccagagtcgattttccatttagagcccagagctctcgacccagagtcgattttccatttagagcctagagctctcgacccagagtcgtttttcatttatgacccagagtcatttcttttccatttagagcccagagctctcgacccagagtcgattttccatttagagcccagagctctcgacccagagtcgtttttcatttatgacctagagtcatttcttttccatttagagcccagagctctcgacccagagtcgattttccatttagagcccagagctctcgacccagagtcgattttccatttagagcccagagctctcgacccagagtcatttcttttccatttagagcccagagctctcgacccagagtcgattttccatttagagcccagagctctcgacccagagtcgatctttcatttatgacccagagtcatttctgttccatttagagcctagagctcttgacccagagtcgatttttcacttatgacccagagtcatttctttcacttatgacccagagtcattctttctgtgtaaagctttgagctcacgacctgaagtTATTCCTTTTTTGTGATTGCGTCCCCGTGTTTAGAGCTTATTCTcgtcatgtgctaggacaaaatctcaggtccttttcttttagttcttcggtatagttcacttcgttCCGCTCATTATTCGTACTTTTACTCACATTCcctacactcgtgatctctaccaaagaggggcatatttgtagaccctctattttgtcttcctcgcacatgtcgtttacagcaattccctggtggcccattaatactcgtgtagcctatctactctaagccaccttggggactatggttgagggatttatcgaACTCTATTGCAACTTCTGGTAGCCCATTTAGACTTAGATATACTtaagcaccaccctaggcccacttaggccctttaagcccattaggcaccatcctaggcccgtttagacactttaggatcatttaggtacacttggcccattaggcatcgccctaggtccatttagacaccttaggttcacttagtgcaccttaggcccattaggcatcaccctaagcccatttagacaccGTAGGTTCACTTagtgcaccttaggcccattagacgcacttggcccattaggcacggccttaggcccacttaaacacttttcaaggtttagtttcacttagatttgttttcttgtttttatttatttatttattttattgattgcttttaagattaagtgagttttgatatatttatattatttcatcattattattatttgtattttcgtttatttattttattttataattgcatgaaatgagttatttgtttatttattatttttggtggtTTGAGTTTGACACTTCGACTATTATTATATGTtgcattagtttaattttattattattattattaaatatatctaatatttattaattaatttatttatttttaggtatatatcattttatctatgtattgatattttcttatttgggaTTTAAGGACTtcttgaaattttaatgaaaggaATATTGACTTTGATTTATGGGAATGGTTCTGACTTTATGGattattgctttcttttttggaatttttttttattgttatttttccaTGTAGGTGGAGTCAATGGGAAGGTGTGCAGAGGATGCTCATGGAAAAGACCACACTGTTTTTTTGAAAGGTAGATTCGGGGCGGGAAAACGGACTATAAATCAGGGATGAATGCGGATGATTTTTAGAGGAAGATACAGAAAggttttttaaaaggtattGCGCTGATTTTGGGAGGAGACAGAGCGCTCTATAGAGAAAGGAAGGTGGCTAGTTTTTTTTAGGAGAGAATAAGAGAGAGGATGAGGAGGACGGAAAAGGAAGAGGGGACCATTGAGAAAGAAAGTGATTTTCTGGAAGAAAGTGGCAGCCGCGCCGGGAAAGGGAGGAATTTTGGCATTAAGAAAGAAGGAACAAGGGGTGCCATCTAGAGGGGAGAGAGGTGATTCACATCTCCATGTTTGACTGGGAAAGAGAGGTGACGACTAGAGATTATCTCTGGTCTCAGCCTTGAGAAAGATCAGCATCGTGCTTTCTCTCAAACCAACCAGACGTCTCACCACGGGAACACCAGCTTCACCACTACCAGTCCGCTCATCTTGATGATTCGCCTATCACCATAACGAGAAACACTTGCGATGTCGTATTAATCATCATCGGACCAATATCTTCTCATCTCGCCGCATGCCTTTTCCCCCTCCCATCACGATCTGCATCCGTCATCAGTCCACGCATCAAGCCTTCATCCACACGACTGCCACTTTGAGAGGAAAGCAATCCACGCACCAATAGAGCCTCCACGGGTGGCACTTTTGAGCACCATCTCCATGCTGCAACCTATTGCTACCTGTCCCTAAACACCACAGCAAACCAAACGCCATTCGGATTGCTTTGGAGCAGGCATAGCCAACCAGATTTGACTCATCATACCATCCACTTACACAGCTGCCACTTTTGAGAAGAACAGTCCACGCACCTAGCCGTTGGTAAGTTGATTTGTTTTCTACATTGGGTtgctttgaaaatatatatatatataaaaatttggttTCATTTCAGTTTAGATTATTATATCAGGTTGAATGCTTTACAGGGTCCAGTACGTTttcatttgaataaataaaaaatgttacttGTGGTTTAATTGTTTAAGTTATTACATTTGGTGGAGCTTTGATGTCTCGTGATGTACCATTTTCGGATTATTATATTGGGTTGAGTGGGTTGATTTGTTTATTAGCTCCGATACGTGTTTGCTTTAATATGGCAATACAATctcacatttgtttatttattttttctttattcatcaCGTTAAAGGTTAGTTTTAatgtattatattaaattcataaaatatgattttagatagcttcatatgaaaaataaatatatatactttaatcTTCATTTGATAtggttttgattcatttaattattgattgtttatttatttacttgttaCCAATTTAAtgctttgtaatttatttaattataaataaaattgattctataggATAgagatttagttttaaaaatcatttttgttagtttttttaattttaccttAGATTTAAGCACTCTTgtaaaattttagttcattaaaataattgatcatatatatatttatccaattataaattaattaattaattattattgatttattattccATCTTGAAAATTATGATCTTTGTCTAATGTGGTTACAATTCATTTTCTTAGTTTgacaaattagtttttttttagtattggtttgggcaatttttgttaataatggaAAAGTTAGGATTTCTTTAGAGTTTAGATAATTTGTGatgatagttaaaaatttagaattttgattggcattatttttgttctcaattaggaaattcataatttctttttagtttagttttaatttatcttttagtttaaatgttattaaaattcagTTTATTAGTTCAATTGCTTCCATGTCACTCTTTTCATATCTAAAGgttgttaaatttaattcatgattcatccttttagtttattagttttagaatttaagttggttaatttatttcattccgcgttgatatattcatgttttaaaataaaataaaaaataaataaaatataaataaataaataaatggttattttagttttgattgatcctgttttagttgatattttttagagttttaattaatttggttggtttcatattgtttagtttatgttaagattttttattccatttttccattaatTCTATGCTTTCGAATTGTAGGCTATTAGTTTAATGTATTCCCATGTTGtcattttgtgtttaaaaatagttcattttagtttttgactaattttatttattctatgtgtttgttttcttttattcaattgtTAGTTAGCCGATTAGATTTATGACTCAAAATTGTCAATATTAGTTAATACGTATCGCTTGTACTGTTTTAAAggtcacataatatttagtgcttgattaagtttatcttaagattaaatgtttttaaagtttcAGTGCTTATAAGATCTAAGGTTTTGGTTTATCACTTTGGTCATCCTttgtcaaaatcaatttttagaggctatcagaaaatagtgaagattggcctccattccCACCACTTCAATTTTATCGGTTGTCAAAAActctactttgtgattttgttcttttttttttttttttttttcttttgcttgatattttgattcatacattttattgttttcaaattaactttttttatctttaaaacataacaatattctcaaaatctcatttccttaaaaacaaaccatttcaaaaattcatttagagttctcaGAATCAAAATCCCCTTccctttaaaaattcatttcaaggATTCCTTTAGGattcttaaaatcaaaacctcactttcttaaaataatatgcaaccattttttttatcggtttgcatctttctcggtttttaacgaaaattttggtttgaaatcagacacgaatcaaagcttgtggtcccacataaatgggataattttgagctaaattcgtgtatatcaattggggaattggtgaaacccctacataaaaaaaaatcttttcaaaaaattatttttgttgccacttttgtcacttgttgaaattatgtctattttttcaggaattgtatataagatgagtgtgataactagtgttttcatatactttgataatttctgctatgctaattagataacgagcatgctaggattcctatattttattatttattatctaacccctcatgtcttatggaagcgcattgtaagtcatctatgttatccaggtacgtatcacctactttctaaattttgtaaacaatcatgtcattgtgaaatatgcatatgtttgataatccttaggtgcttagatgtatgctagattcactatgattaaaaacaaatgttgtgtgatgtatctccaaactaatctcttatgttttatgatagcgcttgggaAGCCGTCCAGGTACGCATTTTTAACTCTCCTTAATTGTGATTCGATTTTGTTtgatatgttatgtttttttttggaatcacctagcctacttaggtatccgagatcaaccatttaattgccacgcttcccttaacttagtcagtagagacctctttagggcttagaggggtgctacctcctagaggtaccttcccaataagtaacctgatccccgaaccaagacttgggttttcaaagacacgcttttccaaaaattatggagtcatttttttagggttttatttcttgttttattttcccttcaaaaataaaaataaaataagtggcgactccaacttttttttaaaattaatttttcacaataaaaagcgagtcttgccgatcgagtggggacgcacgtgtaaaatgcgggtccacaatggGATTGAGGAAGAGTAAGTTATCTACAACATTGactcaattaattttttgttaggTAATTTATGAAGTTGACAAATGGTTTATTTCCTTATATGGCATAAAGGTTTGAAGTCAACATCGAGTATATGGAGGTGGACCAAAAATGGTTTCAGAAAATAATGCTTCCTGGAGAATGGCTTAGTGACTCGGTTTGTGACTGTTGCCTACATTATTCATTGATATACAAAATTTTCTTGATTACTAATTATCATTCCTCACAATTTTCAGCATATTGATGtcattttatacttttttcGGAAAAGGAGGATAGCAAACCCCGATGTATTTACACAAAA
Above is a window of Vitis vinifera cultivar Pinot Noir 40024 chromosome 11, ASM3070453v1 DNA encoding:
- the LOC109123359 gene encoding uncharacterized protein LOC109123359; translated protein: MARLRKERVRARLSHTPFDYPIRPYRMSLTDYFVRGSETRPRLEEIHSVAHTDGETDLQHLFHQLQLSDGGPDTSFPLTITPTSPDRASMLSLCFPEEITGDGVIVDPTEIAGIVQLQPVSAFDMFGVSTIEVFEGTQTLPVPELPDDDSSLFEGIVSPVEGASDVVDPPLSFDVLSGFVSRSDDVSVASFMDLSIFEYSPVSCDSISTSAPHSPITPIFDIDDEIAHPSSDRDSFDHDSGPIDERVSPAAGDVETVDFGTEDQPRELKIGSPLSTDERDRLIHLLRSYLDVFAWSYEDMPGLDPSIVQHHLPTLPHVRPVKQKLRRLHPHWSLQVKEEIQKQLSVGFISVVEYPEWLANVVPVPKKDGKVRVCVDFRDLNKASPKDDFPLPHIDLLVDGTAGHSMLSFMDGFSGYNQILMAPEDMEKTAFITEWGTYCYRVMPFGLKNAGATYQRAATTLFHDMMHRDVEVYVDDMIVKSRGRADHLDALERFFERIRKFRLRLNPKKCTFGVTSGKLLGHMVSDRGIEVDPDKIKAILDMPVPRTEKEIRGFLGRLQYISRFIARLTDVCEPIFRLLRKNQPTVWNDGCQIAFEKIKEYLLSPPILVPPMPGRPLLLYLSVSDMALGCMLAQLDDSGKERAIYYLSKRMLEYEMRYVMIERMCLALVWATRRLRHYMTEYSVCLISRLDPLRYLFDRPALTGRLMRWLVLLTEFDIQYVSQKSIKGSIVADHLASLPISEGRPVDDDFPDEEFIAMTSLSGWRMYFDGAANQSGYGIGVLLVSPQGDHISRSVRLAFSDRHPATNNIVEYEACILGLETALELDIRQMEVFGDSNLVLRQIQGDWKTRDVKLRPYHAYLELLVTRFDDLRYVHLPRAQNRFADALATLASSVDIPIDVVIRPLLIELRSAPAYCCLIGETEVQDDLPWYHDIYQFLRYGTYPEVATTKDRRALRNLATRFVICGDTLYRRSADDMLLLCLDRASADRVMREWVEAASYARLTSARVASFIRSHIICRYGVPHELISDRGVHFRAEVDTLLQKYAI